The following coding sequences lie in one Halalkalicoccus subterraneus genomic window:
- a CDS encoding protein translocase SEC61 complex subunit gamma, with the protein MNVPTDINSYVRVLKFATTPEWEEFSRVALIAAAGIVLVGMLGFLMFVLMSYLPGGL; encoded by the coding sequence ATGAACGTCCCGACCGATATCAACTCCTACGTCCGCGTCCTGAAGTTCGCCACGACGCCGGAGTGGGAGGAGTTCTCCCGCGTCGCGCTGATCGCCGCTGCCGGCATCGTGCTCGTCGGCATGCTTGGTTTTCTGATGTTCGTCCTCATGAGCTACCTTCCGGGGGGACTCTGA
- a CDS encoding transcription elongation factor Spt5, producing MPIYAVKTTASQERTVADMIMNREEPEIHAALAPDSLTSYVMVESDDHAIIERVLDEIPHARSIVPGQSSITEVEHFLSPKPDVEGIAEGDIVELIAGPFKGEKAQVQRIDEGKDQVTVELYEATVPIPVTVRGDQIRVLDSEER from the coding sequence ATGCCGATCTACGCCGTCAAAACCACGGCCAGCCAGGAACGCACCGTCGCCGACATGATCATGAACCGCGAGGAGCCCGAGATCCACGCGGCGCTGGCGCCCGACTCGCTGACCAGCTACGTCATGGTCGAGTCCGACGACCACGCGATCATCGAGCGCGTCCTCGATGAGATCCCCCACGCGCGCTCGATCGTCCCCGGCCAGAGTTCGATCACCGAGGTCGAACACTTCCTCTCGCCGAAACCGGACGTCGAAGGGATCGCGGAGGGGGACATCGTCGAGCTGATCGCCGGGCCGTTCAAGGGTGAGAAGGCACAGGTCCAGCGCATCGACGAGGGCAAGGACCAGGTCACCGTCGAGCTCTACGAGGCGACCGTTCCGATTCCCGTCACCGTGCGCGGCGACCAAATCCGCGTGCTGGATAGCGAGGAGCGGTGA
- a CDS encoding PHP-associated domain-containing protein: protein MPTRVDPHVKILDEGVARRAKARGIDVLVYAPHFTRLPTIRERAARFSDDDLLVVPARELFTGSFRNRKHVLALDLDSPIPDFLTFEATLSELDHQNAVTLAPHPEFATVSVDVIDLRRHPDRFCGVEVYNPKHLAKHNRRAREIARETGLAPFGSSYAHLTPTLGEVWTEFETDIDSAGDLHEALRTGAPRRVIHRSGRSHELRCRTEFAHLAWENSWKKVDRLVLSGMEPTHPYHPAYEGRFDAASVY from the coding sequence ATGCCGACTCGTGTCGACCCGCACGTGAAGATCCTCGACGAAGGGGTCGCCCGCCGGGCGAAGGCCCGCGGTATCGACGTCCTCGTCTACGCCCCGCATTTCACCCGTCTACCGACGATCCGCGAGCGCGCCGCACGGTTCAGCGACGACGACCTGCTCGTGGTTCCGGCCCGCGAACTCTTTACTGGGAGTTTTCGGAACCGAAAACACGTCCTCGCGCTGGATCTCGATAGTCCGATCCCTGATTTCCTCACCTTCGAGGCCACCCTCTCGGAACTCGACCACCAGAACGCCGTCACGCTTGCACCCCACCCCGAGTTCGCGACGGTCAGTGTGGACGTCATCGACCTGCGCCGCCATCCCGATCGCTTCTGTGGCGTCGAGGTCTACAACCCGAAACACCTCGCGAAGCACAACCGCCGCGCACGCGAGATCGCCCGCGAGACGGGACTTGCACCCTTCGGCTCCTCGTATGCGCATCTCACCCCGACGCTCGGCGAGGTCTGGACGGAGTTCGAGACCGATATCGACTCGGCGGGTGATCTCCACGAAGCGCTTCGGACGGGCGCGCCCCGACGGGTGATCCACCGGTCAGGTCGGAGCCACGAACTGCGCTGTCGGACGGAGTTCGCCCATCTCGCGTGGGAGAACTCCTGGAAGAAGGTCGACCGGCTGGTCCTCTCGGGAATGGAGCCGACACATCCGTACCACCCCGCCTACGAAGGGCGGTTCGATGCGGCGTCAGTCTACTGA
- a CDS encoding metal-dependent hydrolase: MNKRGHVLNAALLSVGLGVVVRPTVEVGTLLVVAQLFVPIVLGALFPDVDTAFGKHRKTFHNLPVLAIFLAYPIYFGNLRWVWVGVLSHYLLDVFGSKRGIALFYPLWSREFGFPFGVPVRSRWSSAVTLVVTALELAVAAAVIRWLPAETAREVLAVLGA, translated from the coding sequence ATGAATAAACGCGGGCACGTGCTGAACGCGGCGCTTCTCTCGGTCGGGCTCGGCGTGGTGGTTCGGCCCACCGTGGAGGTCGGGACGCTCCTGGTCGTCGCCCAGCTGTTCGTTCCCATCGTTCTCGGTGCGCTCTTTCCCGACGTGGACACCGCCTTCGGAAAACACCGGAAGACGTTCCACAACCTGCCCGTACTGGCGATATTTCTCGCCTACCCGATCTACTTCGGGAACCTCCGGTGGGTCTGGGTCGGGGTGCTCAGTCACTACCTGCTCGACGTCTTCGGGAGCAAACGCGGGATCGCCCTGTTCTACCCCCTCTGGAGTCGAGAGTTCGGGTTTCCCTTCGGGGTTCCCGTCCGAAGCCGGTGGTCCTCGGCGGTGACCCTCGTCGTGACGGCCCTCGAACTCGCGGTCGCCGCAGCCGTGATCCGCTGGCTGCCGGCCGAAACCGCCCGAGAAGTCCTCGCGGTGCTCGGCGCGTAG